In the Gossypium arboreum isolate Shixiya-1 chromosome 10, ASM2569848v2, whole genome shotgun sequence genome, one interval contains:
- the LOC108487378 gene encoding phosphate transporter PHO1, whose protein sequence is MVKFSKELEAQLIPEWKEAFVNYWQLKKHVKKIKLSRTNKQIASVEFTHDFGRSILDPIRFIALKVASTTKHFFTSSNNNTDEIIQVRSKSMDSDEEVLYQTELLQLFSEEDEVRLFFERLDEELNKVNQFYKTKESEFLERGEILNKQLQILLDLKQIVGDRQRRRKSNAGGLLHRSSASFSSTNSNSFSENPAELNDSSTEMSQTDEVIAALERNGVNFMNSASSRAMMTKKGKPKVAMRIDIPATTPARTISAVTSMLWEDLVNQPKKEGSGDFINRKKIQCAEKMIRSAFVELYRGLGLLKTYSSLNMVAFTKILKKFDKVSNQQASASYLKAVKRSHFISSDKVVRLMDEVESIFTKHFANNDRKKAMKFLRPQQQKNSHMVTFFVGLFTGSFVSLFSVYIILAHLSGIFSPSKEIAYMETVYPVFSVFALLSLHLFLYGCNLFMWKATRINYNFIFEFAPSTALKYRDAFLICTTFMTSVVGAMVIHLLLRAGGFSPSHVDTIPGILLLISIALLVCPFDIFYRPTRYCFLRIIRNIICSPLYKVLMVDFFMADQLTSQIPLLRHLESTACYFLAGSFKTHEYATCKNGKLYRQLAYVISFLPYYWRAMQCARRWFDEYDLNHLANMGKYVSAMVAAGARLTYATQSNHLWFSVVLVTSVVATIYQLYWDFVKDWGLLNPNSRNPWLRDDLILKNKSIYYLSIALNVVLRVAWIESIMRFRINSVETHLLDFFLASLEVIRRGHWNFYRLENEHLNNVGKFRAVKTVPLPFRDADSDG, encoded by the exons ATGGTGAAGTTCTCAAAGGAGCTTGAAGCTCAATTAATCCCTGAATGGAAAGAAGCCTTCGTTAACTATTGGCAACTCAAGAAACATGTAAAGAAGATCAAGCTGTCTAGGACTAACAAACAAATTGCCTCAGTCGAGTTTACCCATGATTTTGGTCGCTCAATCCTCGACCCTATTCGTTTCATCGCCTTGAAAGTAGCATCAACGACCAAGCACTTCTTCACCTCCTCCAACAACAATACTGATGAGATCATTCAG GTAAGGAGTAAAAGCATGGATTCAGATGAAGAAGTACTCTATCAAACTGAACTCCTTCAATTGTTTTCTGAAGAAGATGAG GTGAGGTTGTTTTTCGAGAGATTAGATGAAGAGTTGAACAAAGTGAACCAGTTTTACAAGACGAAAGAGAGTGAATTCTTGGAGAGAGGGGAGATTCTGAACAAGCAACTTCAAATACTGTTAGACCTTAAACAGATCGTCGGCGACCGCCAACGCCGGCGGAAGTCCAATGCAGGGGGTCTTCTGCATCGTTCATCCGCCTCGTTTTCTTCTACCAACTCCAATTCTTTCTCAG AGAACCCCGCGGAATTGAATGATAGCTCCACGGAGATGTCACAAACAGATGAGGTGATCGCAGCACTAGAAAGGAATGGCGTGAATTTCATGAATTCGGCAAGCAGCAGGGCCATGATGACTAAGAAAGGGAAGCCAAAGGTGGCGATGAGGATCGACATCCCAGCTACCACACCGGCTCGTACCATCTCCGCCGTCACTTCAATGCTTTGGGAAGATCTCGTTAACCAACCCAAGAAAGAAGGTTCTGGTGATTTCATTAACAGGAAGAAGATTCAATGTGCTGAAAAGATGATTCGAAGCGCCTTTGTTGAACTCTACAGGGGTCTTGGTCTGCTAAAAACTTACAG CTCACTAAATATGGTGGCCTTCACAAAAATACTCAAGAAGTTTGACAAG GTATCAAACCAACAGGCATCAGCAAGTTATCTGAAAGCAGTGAAGAGATCCCATTTCATTAGCTCTGATAAG GTTGTAAGACTAATGGATGAAGTGGAGTCCATTTTTACAAAGCACTTCGCCAACAATGACAGGAAAAAAGCCATGAAGTTCTTGAGACCTCAGCAGCAGAAAAACTCTCACATGGTCACCTTTTTTGTTG gACTTTTTACCGGCTCTTTTGTATCATTGTTTAGTGTATATATAATACTGGCACACTTGTCTGGTATATTCTCACCTAGCAAAGAAATAGCATACATGGAGACTGTCTACCCTGTTTTCAG TGTATTTGCATTATTAAGCTTGCACTTGTTTTTGTATGGGTGCAACTTGTTCATGTGGAAAGCCACAAGAATAAACTACAACTTCATCTTTGAGTTTGCACCAAGCACAGCCCTCAAGTACAGAGATGCATTCCTAATTTGTACCACTTTCATGACTTCTGTGGTTGGTGCCATGGTCATCCACCTGTTATTAAGGGCTGGAGGCTTTTCACCTTCTCATGTTGACACCATTCCTGGAATCCTCCTTCTG ATTTCCATTGCCTTGCTGGTGTGCCCATTTGACATCTTCTATCGGCCAACTCGATACTGTTTCCTCCGAATAATTCGTAACATAATATGCTCTCCATTGTATAAG GTCTTGATGGTTGATTTTTTCATGGCTGACCAACTTACTAGTCAG ATTCCTTTGCTAAGACACTTGGAATCAACAGCCTGCTACTTTCTTGCTGGAAGTTTCAAAACCCATGAATATGCAACATGCAAAAATGGAAAACTCTATAGACAGCTTGCTTATGTTATCTCATTTTTGCCATATTATTGGCGAGCCATGCAG TGTGCAAGAAGATGGTTTGATGAATATGACCTGAACCACTTGGCTAACATGGGGAAATACGTTTCTGCCATGGTGGCTGCCGGTGCCAGGCTCACATATGCTACACAAAGCAACCATCTATGGTTTTCTGTAGTCTTGGTGACTTCAGTTGTGGCTACGATTTACCAATTATATTGGGATTTTGTCAAGGATTGGGGGCTTCTTAATCCAAATTCCAGAAACCCTTGGCTTAGAGATGATCTAATTCTAAAGAACAAGAGCATTTACTACCTCTCCATC GCCTTGAATGTAGTTCTAAGAGTTGCTTGGATAGAGAGCATCATGCGGTTTCGAATCAATTCGGTTGAGACACATTTGCTAGACTTCTTCTTGGCTTCCCTCGAGGTTATCCGACGAGGGCACTGGAATTTTTACAG GTTAGAGAATGAACATCTAAACAATGTTGGCAAGTTCCGAGCTGTAAAGACTGTTCCATTACCCTTCCGTGACGCAGATTCCGATGGCTGA